A single genomic interval of Peromyscus leucopus breed LL Stock chromosome 7, UCI_PerLeu_2.1, whole genome shotgun sequence harbors:
- the LOC114686797 gene encoding glutathione S-transferase A2-like, with protein MAGKPVLHYFNARGKMECIRWLLAAAGVEFEEKFIESPEDLEKLRKDGKLMFDQVPMVEIDGMILVQTRAILNYIATKYDLYGKDVKERAMIDMYTEGIVDLSDMIMQLILCPPDQKEAKISMIKDRTKNRYLPAFEKVLKSHGQDYLVGNRLTRVDIHLLELLLYIEEFDSSLLAPFPLLKALKSRLSSLPNVKKFLEPGSQRKPPTDEKTIEKAKKVFNIK; from the exons ATGGCCGGGAAGCCAGTGCTTCATTACTTCAATGCCCGGGGCAAAATGGAATGCATCAGGTGGCTGCTGGCTGCAGCAGGGGTGGAG TTTGAAGAGAAGTTTATAGAAAGTCCAGAAGATTTGGAAAAGTTAAGAAAAG aTGGGAAACTGATGTTTGACCAGGTGCCCATGGTGGAGATTGACGGGATGATACTGGTGCAGACCAGAGCCATTCTCAACTACATTGCCACCAAATACGACCTCTATGGCAAGGATGTGAAGGAGAGGGCCAT GATTGACATGTATACAGAGGGTATTGTAGATCTGAGTGACATGATCATGCAACTGATACTATGTCCGCCAGACCAGAAAGAAGCCAAGATTTCCATGATAAAAGACAGGACCAAAAACCGGTACTTGCCTGCCTTTGAAAAA GTGTTGAAGAGCCATGGACAAGACTACCTTGTTGGCAACAGGCTGACCAGGGTGGACATTCACCTGCTGGAACTTCTCCTCTATATTGAAGAGTTTGACTCCAGCCTTCTGGCCCCTTTCCCCCTGCTGAAG GCCCTGAAGAGCAGACTCAGCAGCCTGCCCAATGTGAAGAAGTTCCTAGAGCCTGGCAGCCAGAGAAAGCCTcccacagatgagaaaacaattGAAAAGGCAAAGAAGGTTTTCAATATTAAGTAA